In a genomic window of Candidatus Saccharimonadales bacterium:
- the lepA gene encoding translation elongation factor 4 — MNQEQIRNFCIIAHIDHGKSTLADRMMELTSTVEKRDMKSQLLDTMDLEREKGITIKLAPVRMSYKGHDLNLIDTPGHVDFSYEVSRSLEACEGAILVVDASQGIQAQTLANVYLALAAELTIIPVLNKIDLPAADVPRVSAEIINLLGCKDDDILKISAKTGQGVIEVLDAVVEKIVPPQGEVEKPTRSLIFDSYYDDYRGVILYVRVVDGSIKKGDTIEMLATSASGIALEVGMLSPMMKSRADISTGEIGYIVTNLKTTRDARVGDTVTVKRAHASEQLPGYQDVKPFVYAGFFPVSNEDYQELKDAVEKLSLSDSALQFEPENSPVLGFGVRIGFLGLLHMDIIRERLEREYNLDLVVTNPSTDYQISLKSGEELDIKSASDLPDPTKITEIREPWIKGEIVVPQEYIGSVIQLVVGKRGIQKNLSYIDERALISFEAPLANLLTDFYDQLKSVTSGYGSFNYELDLYKPEDLVKVDFYVAGQIVDALSVMAHRSESQSLGRVVVDKLKEVIPRQNFQVALQAAIGGKFIARADLSAYRKDVTTGLYGGDVSRKKKVLAKQAKGKKRMKRFGKVDIPSEAFTVMLKRD, encoded by the coding sequence ATGAATCAAGAACAGATTAGAAACTTTTGTATCATTGCTCACATCGATCACGGCAAATCAACGCTTGCTGATCGCATGATGGAGTTAACGAGTACGGTTGAAAAGCGCGATATGAAATCGCAGCTATTAGATACCATGGACCTAGAACGCGAGAAGGGAATCACGATTAAACTTGCCCCTGTCCGTATGAGCTACAAAGGGCATGATCTTAACTTGATTGACACCCCTGGTCACGTCGACTTTAGCTATGAAGTATCACGAAGCCTTGAAGCGTGCGAGGGTGCGATTTTGGTGGTAGACGCAAGTCAGGGAATTCAGGCGCAAACGCTTGCTAACGTGTACCTTGCACTTGCCGCAGAACTCACTATTATTCCTGTTCTTAATAAAATCGACCTGCCTGCGGCTGATGTGCCACGTGTTTCGGCTGAAATTATTAATCTTTTAGGCTGTAAAGATGATGATATTTTAAAGATTAGCGCCAAAACAGGTCAGGGTGTTATTGAAGTACTTGATGCTGTTGTTGAAAAGATCGTTCCTCCGCAAGGTGAAGTAGAGAAGCCCACCCGGTCGCTTATTTTCGATAGCTATTACGATGATTACCGAGGAGTTATCTTGTATGTTCGGGTCGTGGACGGTTCTATAAAGAAGGGTGACACGATTGAAATGCTAGCTACCAGTGCTAGTGGCATAGCTCTAGAGGTAGGGATGCTTTCTCCAATGATGAAATCAAGAGCGGACATTTCTACGGGTGAAATCGGCTACATTGTCACCAACCTGAAGACGACTCGTGATGCGCGTGTCGGCGACACGGTGACGGTAAAACGAGCGCACGCAAGCGAACAACTACCCGGTTACCAAGACGTAAAACCATTTGTCTACGCTGGCTTTTTTCCGGTCAGTAATGAAGATTACCAGGAGCTAAAAGATGCGGTAGAAAAGCTATCTTTAAGCGACTCGGCTCTTCAGTTTGAACCTGAAAACTCACCAGTACTTGGATTTGGCGTTCGTATCGGGTTTCTCGGCCTTCTTCATATGGATATCATTCGCGAACGTTTAGAGCGTGAATATAATTTAGATCTTGTCGTTACCAACCCATCGACAGATTACCAGATAAGCCTTAAAAGTGGCGAAGAGCTTGATATTAAATCGGCGAGTGACCTTCCTGACCCGACAAAAATCACTGAGATTCGTGAGCCGTGGATCAAGGGTGAAATCGTTGTTCCCCAAGAATATATTGGTAGCGTTATCCAACTTGTCGTAGGCAAACGCGGCATTCAGAAAAACCTTAGCTACATTGATGAGCGCGCGCTCATCAGTTTCGAGGCTCCGCTCGCTAACCTTTTAACGGATTTTTATGATCAGCTAAAGTCAGTCACGAGTGGATATGGCAGCTTTAATTACGAACTTGACCTCTATAAACCCGAAGACCTCGTAAAAGTTGATTTTTATGTGGCTGGTCAAATCGTCGATGCGTTATCTGTTATGGCTCACCGTAGTGAATCCCAAAGTTTAGGCAGGGTTGTCGTCGACAAGCTAAAAGAAGTTATTCCACGCCAGAATTTCCAGGTTGCACTACAAGCGGCAATTGGCGGAAAATTTATAGCACGCGCTGATCTTAGTGCATATCGAAAAGACGTTACGACCGGCCTGTACGGCGGTGACGTCTCGCGTAAAAAGAAAGTGCTGGCAAAGCAAGCAAAAGGCAAGAAGCGTATGAAGCGTTTTGGTAAAGTAGACATTCCATCAGAAGCTTTTACGGTAATGTTGAAACGTGACTAG